A DNA window from Mastomys coucha isolate ucsf_1 unplaced genomic scaffold, UCSF_Mcou_1 pScaffold21, whole genome shotgun sequence contains the following coding sequences:
- the LOC116101055 gene encoding olfactory receptor 5AN1-like, whose product MIGGRNITKITQFILLGFSDFPQITALLFVTFLILYTTALTWNLSLVVLIRMDSYLHTPMYFFLSNLSFIDFCYITSTVPKMLSNLFQKKQTISFVGCIVQYFTFSTMGLTESCLMTAMAYDRYAAICNPLLYSSIMSPSLCARMVMGSYTAGLVSSLSQICVMLQLHFCGPNVIRHFFCDMPQLLNLSCNDTFFAHVLLVILTMFFGLINAFAILISYGYIVSSILKITSAKGRSKAFNTCASHLTAVSLFYSSGIFVYLSSSSGGSSSFDRFASVFYTVVIPMLNPLIYSLRNKEIKDAMNRLQKKFICS is encoded by the coding sequence ATGATTGGGGGAAGAAATATTACCAAGATCACCCAATTTATCCTCCTGGGATTCTCTGATTTCCCCCAAATCACAGCACTGCTCTTTGTTACATTCCTTATACTGTATACTACAGCACTGACCTGGAACCTGTCCCTTGTTGTTTTAATAAGGATGGACTCCTATCTCCATACACCTATGTATTTCTTCCTCAGTAATCTATCCTTTATAGACTTCTGCTATATCACTTCTACAGTCCCAAAGATGCTTTCCAACCTCTTCCAGAAAAAGCAAACTATCAGCTTTGTGGGCTGCATAGTTCAATACTTTACCTTTTCCACTATGGGGCTGACTGAATCTTGCCTAATGACAGCCATGGCCTATGACAGGTATGCTGCCATTTGTAACCCTCTTCTCTACTCATCAATCATGTCACCCAGCCTCTGTGCTCGGATGGTGATGGGAAGCTATACGGCAGGACTTGTAAGTTCTTTATCTCAGATATGTGTCATGCTGCAGCTCCACTTCTGTGGACCTAATGTCATCAGACATTTCTTCTGTGACATGCCCCAGCTGTTAAATCTATCCTGCAATGACACTTTCTTTGCACATGTTCTACTTGTCATATTAACAATGTTTTTTGGGCTTATAAATGCCTTCGCCATCTTGATATCCTATGGCTATATTGTCTCATCCATCCTGAAGATCACTTCAGCGAAGGGCAGGTCCAAGGCCTTCAACACCTGTGCTTCTCACCTGACAgctgtttctctcttctatagTTCTGGTATCTTTGTGTATTTGAGTTCCAGCTCTGGTGGCTCCTCCAGCTTTGACAGATTTGCATCTGTCTTCTATACTGTGGTGATTCCCATGTTGAACCCTTTGATATATAGTCTGAGAAACAAGGAAATCAAAGATGCCATGAATAGATTGCAGAAAAAGTTTATCTGCAGTTAA